The following are encoded in a window of Fusarium falciforme chromosome 11, complete sequence genomic DNA:
- a CDS encoding HET domain-containing protein: MQLSLWLRRIKLDITASNRPYTRFYSSLAQSQPDYGIKRSRIPTYEYRPLLNPRDTRVAILEPAEAFNEPLRLTLKRVSLSSLGRVRYEALSYVWGPITGDRRVYCDGKVIRVTPNCESALRHLRLKKKPRTLWIDALCINQSSNAEKSRQVPLMGDIYESASRVLIWLGPGSKEIASVFQKATFLYPFTSSPLYALRSFGPRVGDQVRKWNLLYSVSNWLWHHCYIGSRSDAQVMSVISRNEWFSRMWTIQEHLLAKQSVLVAGHDYCSWTAFSSYWMWSLTAIRSVKETSMPASLRIATWIAFKNATAARQGQSISSAPFDIFSGFVECARTHRSRDPRDKVYAFLPLIQKLEPRKAPLPVNYSLSPSRVYEGFARYTINLSGSLKYLEGLPPLRYRSTMPSWVMDLQIPSKFPLMRWAASQLGARATGDSKVDLHLLEYSGPKELMLRGCGISQIETLSAPGPMKPKRVGELEDWFFGWIREIGRAVHKGEVPWAYTSAESGLQEFIDGVFRFDPFLGGCVLFLTSSGHLGVSRFDLQHGDQIVLLAGCSLPAVLRPSNNQKGKAHFMGVSYVAGISHGEAWIHGDGNTAAPYKNDSDDADDDELDNMLASASMDRPRRS, from the exons ATGCAGCTGTCCCTGTGGCTGAGGAGAATCAAACTCGACATAACCGCTTCCAATCGCCCGTATACCCGTTTCTACTCGTCTCTGGCGCAGAGCCAACCTGACTATGGCATCAAACGGTCTCGCATCCCGACTTACGAGTATCGACCGTTGCTGAACCCAAGAGACACCCGTGTGGCCATTCTCGAGCCAGCTGAAGCCTTCAATGAGCCCCTCCGATTAACCCTGAAACGAGTCTCGCTTAGCAGCCTTGGTAGGGTTCGTTACGAGGCCTTGTCTTATGTCTGGGGACCAATCACAGGTGACCGACGCGTGTACTGCGATGGCAAGGTCATACGCGTCACCCCCAACTGCGAGTCGGCGTTGCGCCATCTcaggttgaagaagaagccgcGGACGCTCTGGATCGACGCTCTCTGCATCAACCAGAGCTCAAATGCTGAGAAGAGCAGGCAGGTCCCCTTGATGGGTGATATCTACGAGTCCGCATCACGAGTCCTCATCTGGCTTGGTCCTGGTAGCAAGGAGATTGCCTCTGTGTTTCAGAAAGCGACTTTTCTATACCCATTCACCTCATCACCTCTATATGCCCTTCGATCATTCGGTCCTAGAGTTGGAGACCAAGTTAGAAAATGGAATCTTCTTTACTCCGTCTCCAACTGGCTGTGGCACCACTGCT ACATTGGAAGCCGGTCTGATGCTCAAGTCATGAGTGTCATCAGTCGCAACGAATGGTTCTCTCGCATGTGGACCATCCAGGAACACTTGCTCGCAAAGCAGTCCGTTCTCGTCGCTGGACATGATTACTGCTCATGGACTGCGTTTTCCTCTTACTGGATGTGGAGCTTGACAGCCATCCGATCCGTCAAAGAGACTTCTATGCCAGCTTCGTTACGCATCGCAACTTGGATCGCATTCAAGAATGCTACAGCAGCTCGGCAGGGGCAAAGCATATCATCGGCACCCTTTGACATTTTCTCCGGATTCGTCGAATGCGCCCGCACCCATCGATCGAGAGACCCGCGAGACAAGGTGTACGCTTTCTTGCCACTGATACAGAAGCTTGAACCTCGAAAAGCTCCGCTTCCCGTCAACTATTCCCTCTCCCCGTCCCGTGTCTACGAGGGGTTTGCAAGGTATACGATCAACCTGTCAGGCTCACTCAAGTACCTCGAAGGCCTGCCGCCCCTTCGGTATCGAAGTACAATGCCCTCATGGGTCATGGACCTTCAAATACCCTCCAAGTTCCCTCTGATGCGATGGGCTGCCAGCCAACTCGGTGCTAGGGCGACGGGGGACAGTAAAGTTGATCTTCACCTGCTGGAGTACTCCGGACCGAAAGAGCTTATGCTCCGAGGCTGTGGCATCTCGCAAATTGAGACACTCTCGGCCCCCGGCCCGATGAAGCCGAAGCGTGTTGGCGAGCTAGAGGATTGGTTCTTTGGGTGGATCAGGGAGATTGGGAGAGCGGTGCATAAGGGTGAGGTCCCCTGGGCATACACCTCTGCTGAGTCTGGACTTCAAGAGTTCATCGACGGGGTATTTCGCTTCGACCCCTTCCTGGGCGGTTGTGTTCTATTCCTAACATCGTCGGGACACCTCGGAGTGTCAAGATTCGATCTTCAGCATGGGGATCAGATTGTCCTCCTCGCTGGCTGCTCCCTGCCAGCTGTATTGAGACCTTCCAATAACCAGAAAGGCAAGGCTCACTTCATGGGAGTCTCATACGTTGCAGGCATCAGTCACGGAGAAGCTTGGATTCATGGTGACGGGAACACTGCCGCTCCAT ACAAGAACGATTCGGAcgacgccgacgatgacgaacTCGATAACATGCTTGCGTCTGCTAGCATGGACAGGCCTCGAAGAAGCTAG